A region from the Pelobates fuscus isolate aPelFus1 chromosome 3, aPelFus1.pri, whole genome shotgun sequence genome encodes:
- the LOC134602941 gene encoding oocyte zinc finger protein XlCOF6.1-like isoform X3, whose translation MMEKAPDTYDCGSICENKDGVSDIDIYSSEWAMEETIPAYYPTEKHCLVQHNTVDASSRDPSTQAVSSPKKNCNQSDAEHVDSKGSQQITTSSNSSKRFWDKTKCTYKHLTQKERKNYICIECGKSFIYRSYLVVHQRTHTGERLYVCIECGKGFTRNSYLVIHRRSHTGEKPFPCLECGKSFTSNVSLVKHQKTHNEVKPYTCIHCGRSFTDSSNYVRHQIIHTGEKPYACGICGKSFTRNSHLVLHKRTHTGERPYSCSHCDKCFTSSSNLASHQKTHSGKKPYLCKECGKSFTQKSYLDTHTRSHTGEKPFVCDCGKRFVVRSSLVKHQAKHTGDRPFRCNVCGKNYIRRSHLNAHKKTHKVEKAYACSKCEKSFTCKSQFLVHCKVHKREKPYPCIECGDCFTRNSALVTHQKTHQVCLKGGDEDLVEQEDM comes from the exons ATGATGGAGAAGGCACCAGATACGTACG ACTGTGGCTCAATATGTGAAAACAAAGACGGAGTTTCAGATATTGATATTTATTCATCAGAGTGGGCAATGGAAGAAACAATCCCTGCTTATTACCCTACAGAGAAGCATTGCCTTGTCCAACACAACACTGTTGACGCTTCCTCCAGAGACCCCTCAACACAAGCTGTTTCCAGTCCTAAAAAGAACTGTAATCAAAGTGATGCAGAACATGTGGACTCAAAAGGATCCCAGCAGATCACAACCTCCAGCAATAGCAGTAAAAGGTTTTGGGATAAAACAAAATGTACTTACAAGCATTTAACTCAGAAGGAGCGGAAAAACTACATATGCATTGAGTGCGGAAAGAGCTTCATCTATAGGTCATATCTGGTGGTCCATCAAAGGACACACACAGGAGAGAGATTATATGTCTGTATTGAGTGTGGTAAAGGTTTTACTCGGAACTCTTATCTTGTCATTCATAGGCGATCCCACACTGGAGAGAAACCATTTCCATGCCTGGAGTGTGGAAAAAGCTTTACCAGTAATgtaagtttggtgaagcaccaaaaAACTCACAATGAGGTGAAGCCTTATACTTGCATACATTGTGGTAGAAGCTTCACAGATAGTTCCAACTATGTTCGACACCAGATAATCCATACTGGTGAGAAGCCGTATGCATGTGGCATATGCGGAAAAAGCTTCACTCGGAATTCACACCTCGTGCTACATaagagaacacacacaggagagagaCCATACTCCTGCTCTCACTGTGACAAATGTTTTACTAGTAGCTCCAATCTTGCAAGCCACCAGAAAACACATTCTGGGAAGAAACCATATCTGTGTAAAGAGTGTGGAAAAAGCTTTACTCAAAAGTCTTATCTGGATACACACACGAGAAGCCACACTGGAGAGAAACCCTTTGTTTGTGACTGTGGAAAACGCTTTGTTGTCAGATCTTCCCTGGTAAAACACCAGGCAAAGCACACTGGAGACCGGCCTTTCAGATGCAATGTGTGTGGCAAGAACTATATAAGAAGGTCTCACCTCAATGCACATAAAAAAACTCACAAAGTAGAGAAGGCGTATGCTTGCTCTAAGTGTGAAAAGAGCTTCACATGTAAATCCCAATTTCTAGTTCACTGTAAGGTTCATAAGCGGGAGAAACCTTACCCCTGTATAGAGTGCGGTGACTGTTTCACACGCAATTCTGCATTAGTAACTCATCAGAAAACACACCAGGTGTGTCTAAAGGGTGGTGATGAGGATTTGGTGGAGCAGGAAGATATGTAG
- the LOC134602941 gene encoding zinc finger protein OZF-like isoform X1 → MMEKAPDTYGCGSMDPGTGLNIQGGDTEEPHQREILSNPVSDCGSICENKDGVSDIDIYSSEWAMEETIPAYYPTEKHCLVQHNTVDASSRDPSTQAVSSPKKNCNQSDAEHVDSKGSQQITTSSNSSKRFWDKTKCTYKHLTQKERKNYICIECGKSFIYRSYLVVHQRTHTGERLYVCIECGKGFTRNSYLVIHRRSHTGEKPFPCLECGKSFTSNVSLVKHQKTHNEVKPYTCIHCGRSFTDSSNYVRHQIIHTGEKPYACGICGKSFTRNSHLVLHKRTHTGERPYSCSHCDKCFTSSSNLASHQKTHSGKKPYLCKECGKSFTQKSYLDTHTRSHTGEKPFVCDCGKRFVVRSSLVKHQAKHTGDRPFRCNVCGKNYIRRSHLNAHKKTHKVEKAYACSKCEKSFTCKSQFLVHCKVHKREKPYPCIECGDCFTRNSALVTHQKTHQVCLKGGDEDLVEQEDM, encoded by the exons ATGATGGAGAAGGCACCAGATACGTACG GCTGTGGTAGTATGGACCCTGGCACTGGATTAAACATCCAAGGAGGAGACACAGAGGAGCCTCACCAGAGAGAAATCCTCTCAAATCCAGTCTCAG ACTGTGGCTCAATATGTGAAAACAAAGACGGAGTTTCAGATATTGATATTTATTCATCAGAGTGGGCAATGGAAGAAACAATCCCTGCTTATTACCCTACAGAGAAGCATTGCCTTGTCCAACACAACACTGTTGACGCTTCCTCCAGAGACCCCTCAACACAAGCTGTTTCCAGTCCTAAAAAGAACTGTAATCAAAGTGATGCAGAACATGTGGACTCAAAAGGATCCCAGCAGATCACAACCTCCAGCAATAGCAGTAAAAGGTTTTGGGATAAAACAAAATGTACTTACAAGCATTTAACTCAGAAGGAGCGGAAAAACTACATATGCATTGAGTGCGGAAAGAGCTTCATCTATAGGTCATATCTGGTGGTCCATCAAAGGACACACACAGGAGAGAGATTATATGTCTGTATTGAGTGTGGTAAAGGTTTTACTCGGAACTCTTATCTTGTCATTCATAGGCGATCCCACACTGGAGAGAAACCATTTCCATGCCTGGAGTGTGGAAAAAGCTTTACCAGTAATgtaagtttggtgaagcaccaaaaAACTCACAATGAGGTGAAGCCTTATACTTGCATACATTGTGGTAGAAGCTTCACAGATAGTTCCAACTATGTTCGACACCAGATAATCCATACTGGTGAGAAGCCGTATGCATGTGGCATATGCGGAAAAAGCTTCACTCGGAATTCACACCTCGTGCTACATaagagaacacacacaggagagagaCCATACTCCTGCTCTCACTGTGACAAATGTTTTACTAGTAGCTCCAATCTTGCAAGCCACCAGAAAACACATTCTGGGAAGAAACCATATCTGTGTAAAGAGTGTGGAAAAAGCTTTACTCAAAAGTCTTATCTGGATACACACACGAGAAGCCACACTGGAGAGAAACCCTTTGTTTGTGACTGTGGAAAACGCTTTGTTGTCAGATCTTCCCTGGTAAAACACCAGGCAAAGCACACTGGAGACCGGCCTTTCAGATGCAATGTGTGTGGCAAGAACTATATAAGAAGGTCTCACCTCAATGCACATAAAAAAACTCACAAAGTAGAGAAGGCGTATGCTTGCTCTAAGTGTGAAAAGAGCTTCACATGTAAATCCCAATTTCTAGTTCACTGTAAGGTTCATAAGCGGGAGAAACCTTACCCCTGTATAGAGTGCGGTGACTGTTTCACACGCAATTCTGCATTAGTAACTCATCAGAAAACACACCAGGTGTGTCTAAAGGGTGGTGATGAGGATTTGGTGGAGCAGGAAGATATGTAG
- the LOC134602941 gene encoding zinc finger protein OZF-like isoform X2: MDPGTGLNIQGGDTEEPHQREILSNPVSDCGSICENKDGVSDIDIYSSEWAMEETIPAYYPTEKHCLVQHNTVDASSRDPSTQAVSSPKKNCNQSDAEHVDSKGSQQITTSSNSSKRFWDKTKCTYKHLTQKERKNYICIECGKSFIYRSYLVVHQRTHTGERLYVCIECGKGFTRNSYLVIHRRSHTGEKPFPCLECGKSFTSNVSLVKHQKTHNEVKPYTCIHCGRSFTDSSNYVRHQIIHTGEKPYACGICGKSFTRNSHLVLHKRTHTGERPYSCSHCDKCFTSSSNLASHQKTHSGKKPYLCKECGKSFTQKSYLDTHTRSHTGEKPFVCDCGKRFVVRSSLVKHQAKHTGDRPFRCNVCGKNYIRRSHLNAHKKTHKVEKAYACSKCEKSFTCKSQFLVHCKVHKREKPYPCIECGDCFTRNSALVTHQKTHQVCLKGGDEDLVEQEDM, from the exons ATGGACCCTGGCACTGGATTAAACATCCAAGGAGGAGACACAGAGGAGCCTCACCAGAGAGAAATCCTCTCAAATCCAGTCTCAG ACTGTGGCTCAATATGTGAAAACAAAGACGGAGTTTCAGATATTGATATTTATTCATCAGAGTGGGCAATGGAAGAAACAATCCCTGCTTATTACCCTACAGAGAAGCATTGCCTTGTCCAACACAACACTGTTGACGCTTCCTCCAGAGACCCCTCAACACAAGCTGTTTCCAGTCCTAAAAAGAACTGTAATCAAAGTGATGCAGAACATGTGGACTCAAAAGGATCCCAGCAGATCACAACCTCCAGCAATAGCAGTAAAAGGTTTTGGGATAAAACAAAATGTACTTACAAGCATTTAACTCAGAAGGAGCGGAAAAACTACATATGCATTGAGTGCGGAAAGAGCTTCATCTATAGGTCATATCTGGTGGTCCATCAAAGGACACACACAGGAGAGAGATTATATGTCTGTATTGAGTGTGGTAAAGGTTTTACTCGGAACTCTTATCTTGTCATTCATAGGCGATCCCACACTGGAGAGAAACCATTTCCATGCCTGGAGTGTGGAAAAAGCTTTACCAGTAATgtaagtttggtgaagcaccaaaaAACTCACAATGAGGTGAAGCCTTATACTTGCATACATTGTGGTAGAAGCTTCACAGATAGTTCCAACTATGTTCGACACCAGATAATCCATACTGGTGAGAAGCCGTATGCATGTGGCATATGCGGAAAAAGCTTCACTCGGAATTCACACCTCGTGCTACATaagagaacacacacaggagagagaCCATACTCCTGCTCTCACTGTGACAAATGTTTTACTAGTAGCTCCAATCTTGCAAGCCACCAGAAAACACATTCTGGGAAGAAACCATATCTGTGTAAAGAGTGTGGAAAAAGCTTTACTCAAAAGTCTTATCTGGATACACACACGAGAAGCCACACTGGAGAGAAACCCTTTGTTTGTGACTGTGGAAAACGCTTTGTTGTCAGATCTTCCCTGGTAAAACACCAGGCAAAGCACACTGGAGACCGGCCTTTCAGATGCAATGTGTGTGGCAAGAACTATATAAGAAGGTCTCACCTCAATGCACATAAAAAAACTCACAAAGTAGAGAAGGCGTATGCTTGCTCTAAGTGTGAAAAGAGCTTCACATGTAAATCCCAATTTCTAGTTCACTGTAAGGTTCATAAGCGGGAGAAACCTTACCCCTGTATAGAGTGCGGTGACTGTTTCACACGCAATTCTGCATTAGTAACTCATCAGAAAACACACCAGGTGTGTCTAAAGGGTGGTGATGAGGATTTGGTGGAGCAGGAAGATATGTAG